From a single Lentimicrobium sp. L6 genomic region:
- a CDS encoding PAS domain-containing sensor histidine kinase — translation MISNTFRTSVVIRLVFIVINTFLFIWLFESHNYITSTISFVVMIIQMVLLIKYVEQTNRKLTRFFDNVKYNDFTSSFVSENKGESFNKLNESFNQVIQQFVKTRAEKEEHHNQLQTIVQHISIGIITYRTDGTIDIYNNAVKQLFKINNLKHIKELGSIDPDLPEKLLQLRQDDSKLIKIYQEDELMQLSIQATEFKKKGEEYLLVSVKNIHSELERKEIESWQKLIRVLTHEIMNSITPISSLASTVQELLPERVDHAMDEDDLDSMHQALSTISRRSSGLLGFVEVYRDLTRIPMPNFQRVVVKDLLFEAKLMLLHKTKNANIDIQIETTPENIGIMADPNLIEQVLINLLINAFHALEYQENPQIILTSRFNKNEHIIIEVADNGKGIKPDILDKIFMPFFTSKKEGSGIGLSLSRQIMHLHKGNIFVKSIQDKGSVFTLVF, via the coding sequence ATGATCTCTAATACTTTTCGAACTTCAGTAGTTATTCGATTGGTATTCATCGTTATTAATACCTTTCTATTTATTTGGCTTTTTGAAAGCCATAATTACATCACTTCTACTATTAGTTTTGTGGTGATGATAATACAAATGGTATTATTGATAAAATACGTAGAACAAACCAATAGAAAGCTGACGCGATTTTTCGATAATGTAAAATATAATGATTTCACCAGTAGCTTTGTTTCTGAGAATAAGGGAGAAAGTTTTAATAAACTTAATGAGAGTTTTAATCAGGTTATTCAACAATTTGTAAAAACTAGAGCCGAAAAAGAAGAACATCACAATCAGCTTCAAACTATTGTCCAGCATATCAGTATTGGAATTATTACCTACCGAACTGATGGCACCATCGATATCTATAATAATGCGGTAAAACAGCTCTTCAAAATCAATAATTTAAAACATATAAAAGAGTTGGGATCTATTGATCCAGATTTACCAGAGAAACTGCTGCAACTTCGTCAGGATGATAGCAAACTGATCAAAATCTACCAAGAAGATGAATTGATGCAATTGTCGATTCAGGCTACAGAATTTAAGAAAAAAGGGGAGGAATATTTATTAGTCAGCGTAAAGAATATTCACTCAGAATTAGAGAGGAAAGAGATAGAAAGTTGGCAGAAGCTGATACGAGTATTAACACATGAGATCATGAATTCCATCACTCCTATTTCATCTTTGGCTTCTACAGTACAAGAATTACTTCCAGAGCGAGTTGACCATGCCATGGACGAGGATGATTTAGATAGCATGCATCAAGCCTTAAGTACAATAAGCCGCAGAAGTAGTGGTTTATTAGGCTTTGTTGAGGTTTATCGGGACTTAACTCGAATTCCTATGCCTAACTTCCAAAGAGTGGTAGTAAAAGACTTACTCTTTGAAGCCAAGCTTATGCTACTCCACAAAACGAAAAATGCTAATATTGACATTCAAATAGAAACTACACCTGAAAACATTGGTATCATGGCAGATCCCAATTTGATTGAACAGGTTTTAATAAACCTCCTCATTAATGCTTTTCATGCTCTTGAATATCAAGAAAATCCGCAAATCATCCTCACTTCTCGATTCAATAAAAACGAACATATTATTATTGAAGTGGCGGATAATGGGAAAGGTATAAAGCCCGATATTTTGGACAAAATATTTATGCCTTTCTTTACATCGAAAAAAGAAGGCTCAGGAATTGGATTAAGCTTAAGCCGACAAATCATGCATTTGCATAAGGGAAATATTTTTGTGAAATCCATTCAAGACAAAGGAAGTGTCTTTACACTAGTTTTCTAA